The following proteins come from a genomic window of Trifolium pratense cultivar HEN17-A07 linkage group LG4, ARS_RC_1.1, whole genome shotgun sequence:
- the LOC123921659 gene encoding uncharacterized protein LOC123921659, which translates to MGSSSSRLGSRPSSTPRVNNTHNHRFRFSSFLCGASTSRSISQMEEHQYEELQVNSARDFDDGIQKVADESSLSCTEEARIRCCPQAETSTSTGMRTEFCGNDTVEGSSGNVATSVQRNCLSEHKELVPPYRVSAGHGHPESYSDSNNTASTSFVEQQSSDPVSVNVSANKDRINNVDDPVVSGVSRISHETERPRSSISQEHGNPRSGEISVENDTDADTYVRSSSIPVSQASNTPPTSQVPEDERRHETMPSGLGILVSNREIVQGNDGLFQVDVVAISSNILSGSNADADDHDARRSGRRLFWDAFSQRSSRRLGDSPTIVFSTGGTDDSGSQDRWHVDFDEDLTNDGVRGASGYRGSIHRLNERVRNSRSEIWERLRGGLDEIGRLNTSCPLGLHADGMCSCESFPVAEESSTRSSISRIVMLAEALFEVLDEIHRQPGSVSLSTVSLPAPESIVDSFPLKSHKKVVEADGGNGDEQCYICLAEYEDGDQIRVLPCKHEYHMSCVDKWLKEIHGVCPLCRGNVCGGLTESSANSEVQSR; encoded by the exons atgGGTTCCAGCTCTAGTAGACTCGGGTCTCGCCCTTCTTCTACTCCAAGAGTCAACAACACCCACAACCATCGCTTCAGATTCTCTTCCTTTCTCTGCGGCGCTTCCACCTCTCGCTCCATTTCTCAG atggAAGAACATCAATATGAAGAACTTCAAGTTAATTCGGCTAGAGATTTTGATGATGGAATTCAGAAAGTTGCTGATGAATCATCATTATCATGTACAGAAGAAGCTAGAATTAGGTGCTGTCCTCAAGCTGAAACTTCAACCTCAACTGGTATGAGAACCGAGTTCTGCGGGAATGATACTGTTGAAGGTTCTTCTGGAAATGTTGCAACGAGTGTTCAGAGGAATTGCTTGTCTGAACATAAGGAGCTAGTCCCTCCTTATCGGGTAAGTGCTGGTCATGGTCATCCTGAATCATATAGTGATAGTAACAACACAGCTAGTACTTCATTTGTTGAACAGCAGTCTTCAGACCCAGTTTCTGTAAATGTTTCTGCTAACAAGGATAGAATCAATAATGTTGATGATCCAGTTGTTAGTGGTGTCTCTCGAATCTCTCACGAGACGGAGCGTCCAAGGAGCTCAATCTCTCAAGAGCATGGAAATCCCAGGTCTGGTGAAATTTCTGTTGAGAATGACACGGATGCAGACACATATGTCCGGAGTTCTTCGATTCCTGTTTCTCAAGCTTCTAATACACCACCAACTTCTCAAGTTCCAGAAGATGAACGCCGCCATGAGACAATGCCATCAGGTTTGGGTATTCTTGTGTCCAATCGGGAAATAGTGCAGGGAAATGATGGTCTGTTTCAGGTTGATGTGGTGGCAATATCTTCCAACATTTTATCTGGCAGCAATGCAGATGCTGATGATCATGATGCCAGAAGAAGTGGTAGAAGATTATTTTGGGATGCTTTTTCACAACGTAGTTCTAGAAGGCTTGGTGATTCTCCAACTATTGTTTTCTCCACCGGAGGCACTGATGATTCAGGATCTCAAGATCGGTGGCATGTTGATTTTGATGAGGATTTAACAAATGATGGGGTTAGAGGTGCGTCTGGATATCGAGGAAGTATTCACAGATTGAATGAAAGAGTGCGAAACTCAAGATCTGAG ATATGGGAAAGGCTTCGTGGAGGCCTTGATGAGATTGGTCGGTTGAACACTTCATGTCCATTAGGACTCCATGCAGATGGTATGTGCTCGTGCGAGTCATTCCCAGTGGCTGAAGAATCTAGCACTCGATCAAGTATTTCAAGAATAGTTATGCTGGCTGAGGCTCTGTTTGAG GTTTTAGATGAAATCCATCGGCAACCTGGATCTGTTTCCCTATCTACGGTCTCACTTCCTGCACCTGAATCAATTGTAGACTCTTTCCCTCTGAAGTCTCACAAAAAGGTTGTTGAAGCTGACGGAGGCAATGGCGATGAACA ATGTTACATATGTCTGGCGGAGTATGAAGATGGGGACCAAATACGAGTTCTTCCTTGCAAGCATGAATATCACATGTCGTGTGTCGATAAGTGGCTGAAGGAAATACACGG TGTGTGTCCTTTGTGTCGCGGCAATGTTTGTGGTGGGTTAACAGAGTCGTCAGCCAACTCAGAAGTGCAGTCTCGGTGA
- the LOC123923190 gene encoding uncharacterized protein LOC123923190, with amino-acid sequence MMLPGVECARKRRLHQSRGGGYDSTTIRSFCLYTRNLKSTTSSLVPSLLQERSMRQTYPDEKLGRSAREAKRRLDEKFTASMKSENQLNNHKTKSFFRGLFHQLRS; translated from the exons atgatgCTTCCAGGAGTTGAGTGCGCAAGAAAGAGACGATTGCATCAAAGCAGAGGAGGAGGCTATGATTCCACAACAATACGTTCATTCTGTTTATATACAAGAAACCTCAAATCCACCACTTCATCACTAGTACCCTCTCTACTGCAG GAAAGAAGCATGAGGCAAACATATCCAGATGAGAAACTAGGAAGATCAGCAAGAGAAGCCAAAAGGAGATTAGATGAGAAGTTTACAGCAAGTATGAAATCAGAAAATCAATTGAATAATCACAAAACTAAAAGTTTTTTTCGTGGTTTATTTCACCAACTCAGATCTTGA
- the LOC123922690 gene encoding uncharacterized protein LOC123922690, giving the protein MAEEDSTIESPHSLKYKIKSSLCFSCCFSHHRVKPRIVRSSSLRTHNRNYNQNNSRLTDFPHLKEMCSNFISRITHHRRRHSADFHYDALSYALNFEDDANDDKSVNDLTSFSARLPASPPSNVSRNSAKSALIPTVEIAARS; this is encoded by the coding sequence ATGGCGGAAGAAGATTCCACCATCGAATCGCCACATTCTCTCAAATACAAAATCAAATCATCGCTTTGTTTCTCGTGCTGTTTCTCTCACCACCGTGTGAAACCGAGAATCGTTCGAAGCTCCTCGCTTCGAACTCACAACCGCAATTACAATCAAAACAACTCTCGCTTAACGGATTTCCCGCATTTAAAGGAGATGTGCAGCAATTTCATCTCCCGGATCACTCATCACCGCCGCCGTCATTCCGCCGATTTTCACTACGACGCTCTCAGTTACGCGTTGAATTTCGAAGACGACGCTAACGACGATAAATCCGTTAACGATCTCACTAGTTTCTCGGCGAGGTTACCTGCTTCTCCGCCGTCAAACGTATCTCGGAATTCCGCGAAATCAGCACTCATCCCTACCGTTGAAATCGCCGCTCGTAGTTGA
- the LOC123921660 gene encoding uncharacterized protein LOC123921660, whose protein sequence is MVYSNYTPTYYSTLHDSITSFCKTILPFNFKKRSLPSAEHRLSKLQSDNLKWQQDSFHQVLNLMGLHKEGIVAESEVKTFKTHLLETLIASPPEQENHVILRDKLLFLQELLYAKCISEEEYHSSKRPLLQRLAVQGAQIEARDIIAGKSKDLKENSEEEWSVIDLKDDKSMMNKDNLNSKGKLNHGSTLKQIKGAASVFGFVSSNKHEKSIFDSPSLNSKAKQQGEGVSILMEESGPPEPGKESGGGGGSEKSKRKPFRTLFHKEQREGNGGSEVEQRGGKSVKKQWGFDGFKKWKRNENELDDETAPLPLNQRSDSEAFSASSQSFARTVGDGPDTKLIKKKLHSDGSPSDFFIDKVLGNNIKKELSRIQTELSSTNPNLKFSNDQMEAISTRIPVDKADLKNYFPKSWCDRYGDVVLDVVKKEFKTHVEEMENMRSVAREKHGGNSRRWTTFDDDENMHPNLFVHHDNSVRSSNINPFSHGYAENM, encoded by the exons ATGGTGTACTCTAACTACACTCCTACTTACTACTCAACTCTCCATGATTCAATCACCTCTTTCTGCAAAACCATTCTTCCTTTCAACTTCAAAAAACGATCTTTACCCTCTGCAGAACACAGATTATCAAAGCTACAATCTGATAACCTTAAATGGCAACAAGATTCTTTCCACCAAGTTTTGAACTTAATGGGTCTTCACAAAGAAGGAATTGTAGCTGAATCTGAAGTCAAAACTTTCAAAACTCACTTGCTTGAAACCCTTATTGCTTCTCCTCCAGAACAAGAAAATCATGTTATATTAAGAGACAAGCTTCTGTTTTTGCAG GAATTACTTTATGCTAAGTGCATTTCTGAAGAAGAGTATCATTCTTCTAAAAGGCCATTGCTACAAAGATTGGCAGTACAAGGAGCTCAGATCGAGGCTAGAGATATAATTGCGGGGAAGTCGAAGGATTTAAAAGAGAATTCGGAAGAGGAGTGGTCTGTGATTGATTTGAAGGATGATAAGAGTATGATGAACAAGGACAATTTGAATTCCAAAGGAAAATTGAATCATGGATCCACTTTGAAGCAGATTAAAGGAGCAGCATCGGTTTTCGGTTTTGTTTCTTCAAACAAGCATGAAAAGAGTATATTTGATTCACCTTCTTTGAATTCAAAGGCAAAACAACAAGGTGAAGGTGTGTCAATTCTTATGGAGGAAAGTGGGCCTCCTGAACCGGGGAAGGAAAGCGGAGGCGGTGGTGGTTCGGAAAAGTCGAAAAGGAAACCATTTAGGACTTTGTTTCATAAGGAGCAGAGAGAGGGAAATGGTGGGTCTGAGGTGGAACAAAGAGGAGGGAAATCAGTGAAAAAGCAATGGGGGTTTGATGGATTTAAGAAATGGAAgagaaatgaaaatgaattgGACGATGAGACAGCTCCTTTGCCTCTCAATCAGAGATCTGACAGTGAGGCATTCTCAGCTTCTTCTCAGTCTTTTGCAAGGACAGTTGGAGATGGACCAGACACCAAGTTGATCAAGAAAAAGTTGCATTCTGACGGTTCCCCATCTGATTTTTTCATAGATAAG GTTTTGGGAAACAACATAAAGAAGGAGTTATCAAGAATCCAGACAGAACTGAGCAGCACAAATCCAAATCTTAAATTTTC GAATGATCAGATGGAAGCAATTTCTACCAGAATTCCAGTAGATAAAGCTGATTTGAAGAACTACTTCCCCAA ATCATGGTGTGACCGATATGGTGATGTTGTGCTAGATGTGGTGAAAAAGGAATTCAAAACCCATGTTGAAGAAATGGAAAACATGCGCAGCGTTGCGAGAGAAAAACATGGCGGCAACTCGAGGAGGTGGACAacatttgatgatgatgaaaacaTGCATCCAAATCTTTTTGTTCATCACGATAATTCTGTTCGGAGTAGTAACATCAATCCATTTTCTCATGGTTATGCTGAGAATATGTGA